In Capillimicrobium parvum, a genomic segment contains:
- a CDS encoding DF family (seleno)protein produces the protein MEEPTLMPAEPPAARARRVRAQPLALPSVAVKVEVLFFDGCPNHRALLPHLRELLESVGAGEDVELVRVEDAAAAERERFLGSPTVRVDGEDVEPGAGERTDFGLKCRLFATPGGLRGMPADEWVLAALERARKVSA, from the coding sequence ATGGAGGAGCCGACCCTCATGCCGGCCGAGCCTCCCGCCGCCCGTGCTCGAAGAGTGCGCGCGCAGCCGCTCGCGCTACCGTCGGTGGCGGTGAAGGTCGAGGTCCTGTTCTTCGATGGATGCCCGAACCACCGCGCGCTGTTGCCGCACCTGCGCGAGTTGCTGGAGTCCGTCGGTGCGGGCGAGGACGTCGAGCTCGTGCGGGTGGAGGACGCGGCGGCGGCCGAGCGGGAACGGTTCCTCGGTTCCCCGACGGTGCGCGTCGACGGTGAGGACGTCGAGCCGGGTGCGGGCGAGCGGACGGACTTCGGGTTGAAGTGCCGGTTGTTTGCCACGCCCGGTGGGCTGCGGGGCATGCCCGCCGATGAGTGGGTGCTCGCGGCGCTCGAGCGAGCGCGGAAGGTGTCGGCTTGA
- a CDS encoding helix-turn-helix domain-containing protein has translation MDPARDIAEFLTSRRARVTPEQVGLRTYGPRRVKGLRREEVASLAGVSVDYYKRLERGNASGVSDGVLEALAEALLLDAAERAHLHDLARAVNPVAPKRRRPGPQRVRPVVQQIVDGMSAPAIVRGSRLDYLSANALGRALYAPVFESVEQPANSARFTFLDPAAREFYVDWERTAKDLVAHLRSLVGQNPFDKALSDLVGELATRSPEFAAWWAAHNVRYHQTGTKRLRHPLVGELELSYEVMDLAGDSGLTIAAYGVEPGSRSAQALDLLASWAATLDHAITQEH, from the coding sequence GTGGACCCCGCCAGAGACATCGCCGAGTTCCTCACCTCGCGCCGCGCTCGGGTCACCCCCGAGCAGGTCGGCCTGCGTACCTACGGGCCGCGCCGGGTGAAGGGCCTGCGCCGTGAGGAGGTCGCATCGCTGGCCGGCGTCAGCGTCGACTACTACAAGCGCCTGGAGCGCGGAAACGCCAGCGGCGTCTCCGATGGCGTCCTGGAGGCCCTGGCCGAGGCGCTGCTCCTGGACGCGGCCGAGCGCGCGCATCTGCACGACCTCGCTCGCGCCGTGAACCCGGTTGCGCCCAAGCGGCGGCGGCCCGGCCCGCAGCGCGTGCGCCCGGTGGTGCAGCAGATCGTCGATGGCATGAGCGCACCCGCGATCGTCCGCGGCAGCCGCCTGGACTACCTGTCGGCGAACGCGCTGGGGCGCGCCTTGTACGCGCCCGTGTTCGAGAGCGTCGAGCAGCCGGCCAACAGCGCCCGCTTCACCTTCCTGGACCCGGCCGCCCGCGAGTTCTACGTCGACTGGGAGCGCACGGCCAAGGACCTTGTCGCGCACCTGCGCTCGCTGGTCGGTCAGAACCCCTTCGACAAGGCTCTGTCGGACCTCGTCGGCGAACTGGCCACGCGCAGCCCCGAGTTCGCCGCCTGGTGGGCGGCGCACAACGTTCGCTACCACCAGACCGGCACCAAGCGCCTGCGCCATCCGCTCGTGGGCGAGCTCGAGCTGTCCTACGAGGTCATGGACCTGGCGGGCGACTCCGGCCTGACGATCGCCGCCTATGGGGTCGAACCCGGCAGCCGCTCCGCCCAGGCGCTTGATCTGCTCGCCAGCTGGGCCGCGACCCTCGACCACGCGATCACCCAGGAGCACTGA
- a CDS encoding AAA family ATPase codes for MLVVVITGPPGAGKSAVLTALSDALSDHDIAHAAVEVESVVWTHPALSDEQWLRHVRVHCELLRDAGHRLLLLAQTLETDDDVAGLLAAVGADQVFLARLEANPATLAARITEREPASWSGLQALVQHAQALATSMPDLAGVDLVLSTDGQRPEAVAERILAAVPRLAGGEHRGRLGA; via the coding sequence GTGCTGGTCGTCGTGATCACCGGCCCGCCGGGCGCGGGAAAGAGCGCGGTGTTGACGGCGCTGTCGGACGCGCTCTCAGACCACGACATCGCGCACGCGGCCGTCGAGGTCGAGTCGGTGGTCTGGACGCACCCGGCCCTGAGCGATGAGCAGTGGCTGCGCCACGTCCGCGTCCACTGCGAGCTGTTGCGAGACGCCGGCCACCGTCTGCTGCTGCTCGCCCAGACCCTTGAGACCGACGACGACGTCGCCGGACTGCTGGCGGCCGTCGGCGCCGACCAGGTCTTCCTGGCGCGGCTGGAGGCGAACCCCGCGACCCTGGCCGCGCGCATCACCGAGCGGGAGCCCGCCAGCTGGTCGGGCCTCCAGGCGCTCGTTCAGCACGCGCAGGCGCTGGCGACCAGCATGCCGGACCTGGCCGGCGTCGACCTCGTGCTCAGCACCGACGGACAGCGCCCCGAGGCGGTCGCGGAGCGGATCCTCGCGGCGGTTCCGCGCTTGGCCGGCGGGGAGCACCGGGGGAGGCTCGGGGCGTGA
- a CDS encoding LURP-one-related/scramblase family protein, with product MGLLRKRADGPGGERFLMREKLLSIGDDFWIENDQGERAYKVNGKAFRIRRTFVLEDTSGHEVARIQERKLSIRDKIAIERGGDTAATVHKALVGLRDRFAIDVEHGADMKAHGNVVDHEYEIERDGDTIATISKKWFRVRESYGVDVAAGEDAPLILAITVAIDSLTTRD from the coding sequence ATGGGGCTGCTACGCAAGCGGGCTGACGGACCCGGAGGCGAGCGGTTTCTCATGCGCGAGAAGCTGCTGTCCATCGGCGATGACTTCTGGATCGAGAACGACCAGGGCGAACGCGCGTACAAGGTCAACGGAAAGGCGTTCCGCATCCGGAGGACCTTCGTGCTCGAGGACACCTCGGGACACGAGGTGGCGCGGATCCAGGAGCGCAAGCTCAGCATCCGCGACAAGATCGCCATCGAGCGCGGAGGCGACACCGCCGCGACCGTCCACAAGGCGCTCGTCGGGCTCCGAGATCGCTTCGCCATCGACGTCGAGCATGGCGCCGACATGAAGGCACACGGAAACGTGGTCGACCACGAGTACGAGATCGAGCGCGACGGCGACACCATCGCCACGATCTCCAAGAAGTGGTTCCGCGTGCGCGAGTCCTACGGCGTCGACGTCGCCGCCGGCGAGGACGCCCCGCTCATCCTCGCGATCACTGTCGCCATCGACTCGCTGACCACCCGCGACTGA
- a CDS encoding HD domain-containing protein, with product MSTTTTGDRGGRAGSSDPLGSIGWTERTGGVLTARECVTLAPPLLRGELGILAGLLAMALRVHSGRRATIEPARLAPPDSSLARDAQEAAEDLLAPVLRNHSHRAYAWAAAIAALRGISFDRELLYLAAMFHDTGLPSPVPHVDFTVRSAALARQFADRHGVPADSREVVTNAIAMHHTPGVGLESGSEAYLMSAGAAVDVFGLRSNEIPDAVRRRVVEQFPRLGFKREFAALWRAEAKQVPRGRAWYVHRFAATDLSIRMAPFG from the coding sequence ATGTCCACGACCACCACCGGCGATCGCGGCGGCCGCGCAGGCTCCAGCGACCCGCTCGGGTCGATCGGATGGACCGAGCGCACGGGCGGCGTGCTCACCGCCCGCGAGTGCGTGACGCTGGCCCCGCCGCTGCTGCGCGGAGAGCTCGGCATCCTGGCCGGCCTGTTGGCGATGGCCCTGCGCGTGCACTCGGGCCGCCGCGCCACCATCGAACCGGCGCGCCTTGCGCCCCCGGACTCGTCGCTGGCCCGAGACGCGCAGGAGGCCGCCGAGGACCTCCTCGCACCGGTGCTGCGCAACCACTCCCATCGTGCCTACGCCTGGGCAGCCGCCATCGCCGCACTCCGCGGGATCTCGTTCGACCGTGAGTTGCTGTACCTCGCCGCGATGTTCCACGACACCGGGCTTCCAAGCCCCGTCCCGCACGTCGACTTCACCGTGCGCAGCGCGGCGCTGGCCCGCCAGTTCGCCGACCGCCACGGAGTGCCCGCCGACAGCCGGGAGGTGGTGACCAACGCCATCGCCATGCATCACACCCCCGGTGTCGGCCTTGAGTCCGGCTCCGAGGCCTATCTCATGTCCGCCGGCGCCGCAGTCGACGTCTTCGGCTTGCGCAGCAACGAGATCCCCGACGCGGTCCGCAGGCGCGTGGTCGAGCAGTTCCCGCGGCTGGGCTTCAAGCGCGAATTCGCCGCGCTGTGGCGCGCGGAGGCCAAGCAGGTCCCTCGCGGCCGGGCGTGGTACGTGCACCGCTTCGCCGCCACCGACCTGAGCATCCGGATGGCGCCGTTCGGTTGA
- a CDS encoding aldo/keto reductase — translation MEYRPLGRTGVQVSPLCLGTMMFGAWGNPDHDDSIRVIHAALDAGVNFVDTADVYSAGESEEIVGKALKGRRDDVVLATKFFMPMGDDPNRRGGSRRWIISEVENSLRRLGTDWIDLYQVHRPSPDIDVEETLGALTDLVRQGKVRSIGSSSYAGSQIVEAQWVARDRGLERFRTEQPPYSMLVRGIELDVLPTAQRHGMGILTYSPLSGGWLSGNWSAGSSPTSPVRQRLAKRFDMALPENRRKLDAVQQLAQVADQAGLSLIELAIAFVANHPAVTSAIIGPRTMEQLESQLPAADVVLDTATLDRIDEIVAPGVTLNPADHSYGEQVLQPALRRR, via the coding sequence ATGGAGTACCGGCCCCTTGGACGCACCGGCGTCCAGGTCTCACCGCTCTGCCTCGGCACGATGATGTTCGGCGCCTGGGGCAACCCCGACCACGACGACTCGATCCGCGTCATCCATGCCGCGCTGGACGCCGGGGTCAACTTCGTCGACACCGCCGACGTCTACTCGGCCGGCGAGTCCGAGGAGATCGTCGGCAAGGCGCTCAAGGGCCGCCGCGACGACGTCGTCCTCGCCACGAAGTTCTTCATGCCCATGGGCGACGACCCCAACCGCCGCGGCGGGTCGCGGCGCTGGATCATCAGCGAGGTCGAGAACAGCCTGCGCCGGCTGGGCACCGATTGGATCGACCTCTATCAGGTCCACCGCCCGTCGCCCGACATCGACGTCGAGGAGACCCTCGGCGCGCTGACCGACCTCGTGCGCCAGGGCAAGGTCCGCTCCATCGGCTCGTCCTCCTACGCGGGCAGCCAGATCGTCGAGGCCCAGTGGGTGGCCCGGGATCGGGGCCTGGAGCGCTTCCGCACCGAGCAGCCGCCCTATTCGATGCTCGTGCGGGGCATCGAGCTCGACGTCCTGCCCACCGCCCAGCGCCATGGCATGGGCATCCTCACCTACAGCCCGCTCTCGGGCGGCTGGCTGTCGGGCAACTGGAGCGCCGGCAGCTCACCCACCTCCCCCGTCCGCCAACGCCTGGCCAAGCGCTTCGACATGGCGCTGCCCGAGAACCGGCGCAAGCTCGACGCCGTCCAGCAGCTCGCGCAGGTCGCCGACCAAGCCGGGCTCTCGTTGATCGAGCTGGCCATCGCCTTCGTCGCCAACCATCCCGCGGTGACCTCCGCGATCATCGGCCCGCGCACCATGGAGCAACTGGAGAGCCAGCTCCCCGCCGCCGACGTCGTGCTCGACACCGCGACGCTGGACCGCATCGACGAGATCGTCGCGCCCGGCGTCACGCTCAACCCCGCCGACCACAGCTACGGCGAGCAGGTCCTCCAGCCGGCCCTGCGTCGGCGCTGA
- a CDS encoding TetR/AcrR family transcriptional regulator, with amino-acid sequence MSIEAEIPRGGASLRRLPLQARSREKVQRILDAAAVLLIEIGYNAAVESPALLIARAEVTQGTFYTYFPNCEAAMEMLSLKQLDRAVAIVDDVAGAPHASWEDASDALLDAFAGFYADPVVRELWLNHHLTERALVLEDEANDYISGRTAELVERLSGGALRGDARRSRVATDIGDQLLRLAFRGDPAGDPALIEEARVAIRCYIASWDRPVGATGPGS; translated from the coding sequence ATGTCAATCGAGGCCGAAATCCCCCGTGGGGGCGCATCGCTGCGCCGCCTTCCGCTGCAAGCCCGCAGCCGCGAGAAGGTTCAGCGGATCCTGGACGCGGCGGCCGTCCTGCTCATCGAGATCGGATACAACGCCGCGGTCGAGTCGCCGGCGCTGCTGATCGCCCGCGCCGAAGTGACCCAAGGCACCTTCTACACGTACTTCCCCAACTGCGAGGCAGCGATGGAGATGCTCAGCCTCAAGCAGCTCGACCGCGCGGTCGCGATCGTCGACGATGTCGCCGGCGCGCCCCACGCCTCGTGGGAGGACGCCTCGGACGCGCTGCTCGACGCGTTCGCCGGTTTCTACGCCGACCCCGTCGTGCGCGAGCTGTGGCTCAACCACCACCTGACCGAGCGCGCGCTCGTGCTCGAGGACGAGGCGAACGACTACATCTCCGGGCGGACGGCCGAGCTCGTCGAGCGGCTCTCGGGCGGCGCGTTGCGCGGCGACGCGCGGCGCAGCCGGGTCGCGACGGACATCGGCGATCAGCTGCTCCGGCTCGCGTTCCGCGGCGACCCGGCCGGCGACCCGGCGCTCATCGAGGAGGCCCGGGTCGCGATCCGCTGCTACATCGCGAGCTGGGACCGTCCGGTCGGGGCGACCGGGCCCGGGTCGTGA
- a CDS encoding pyridoxamine 5'-phosphate oxidase family protein has translation MHERPEDLTALQHLIDDAYANASAHLLSIHEPERRLNAAAVASTLTGMRLLVLATTTRDGRPITGAVDGVFYRGRFHFGSSPDSVRFRHIRERPEVSATHLPGEHLAITVHGTAEMIDVGAPEHAEFRQTLLDIYLPRYGDAWLPILEGGTFARIHPRRMFTFAMSEAA, from the coding sequence GTGCATGAACGCCCGGAGGATCTCACCGCTCTGCAACACCTGATTGACGACGCCTACGCGAACGCCAGCGCTCACCTGCTCAGCATTCACGAACCCGAACGGCGGCTCAACGCCGCCGCCGTGGCCTCCACGCTGACCGGCATGCGCCTCCTCGTGCTTGCCACCACCACGCGCGATGGCCGGCCGATCACCGGGGCGGTCGACGGCGTGTTCTACCGCGGCCGCTTCCACTTCGGGTCGTCGCCCGACTCCGTGCGATTCCGACACATCCGAGAGCGGCCTGAAGTGAGCGCCACCCACCTGCCCGGCGAACACCTCGCGATCACAGTGCACGGGACGGCCGAGATGATCGACGTCGGCGCGCCCGAGCACGCCGAGTTCCGTCAAACCCTCCTCGACATCTACCTGCCCCGGTATGGAGACGCGTGGCTCCCGATCCTCGAAGGCGGCACCTTCGCCCGCATCCACCCGCGCCGGATGTTCACCTTCGCAATGTCTGAGGCCGCGTAG
- a CDS encoding TetR/AcrR family transcriptional regulator, which yields MHVEPFVLRRRVELLYSVEMSNQARQRTDPLTVDAIVETTCELIADAGLPALSMRRLGAALGVDPMAVYHHVASKRELLSLVMARTVGAMTLPAADDPWDVRVRGWAKAYWDVVVVNRDLVAAGLADPVVAAGAMPLVAPLTDAVADSGIDVDLVEPNVWLVVDFVHGAALGAAAPLRHAGDELGPLIRAFDAGLDTIVAGIASHAAAS from the coding sequence ATGCACGTCGAGCCTTTCGTTCTACGGCGTAGAGTCGAGCTACTCTACAGCGTAGAGATGAGCAATCAGGCGCGGCAGAGAACCGATCCGCTCACGGTTGACGCGATCGTCGAGACGACGTGCGAGCTGATCGCCGACGCGGGGCTGCCCGCCTTGTCGATGCGCAGGCTCGGTGCCGCGCTCGGCGTCGACCCGATGGCCGTGTACCACCACGTCGCCAGCAAGCGCGAGCTCCTCTCGCTCGTGATGGCGCGCACGGTCGGGGCGATGACGCTCCCCGCCGCGGATGACCCATGGGACGTGCGGGTGCGGGGCTGGGCGAAGGCGTACTGGGATGTTGTGGTGGTCAACCGCGACCTCGTCGCCGCAGGGCTCGCTGACCCGGTCGTCGCCGCCGGCGCCATGCCGCTCGTCGCGCCCCTCACCGATGCGGTCGCCGACAGCGGCATCGACGTTGACCTCGTTGAGCCCAACGTCTGGCTCGTCGTCGACTTCGTTCACGGTGCCGCGCTCGGCGCCGCGGCACCGCTGCGTCACGCCGGCGACGAACTCGGTCCACTCATCCGGGCGTTTGACGCCGGGCTCGACACCATCGTCGCCGGCATCGCAAGCCACGCCGCAGCGAGCTGA
- a CDS encoding (R)-mandelonitrile lyase produces MHITRATTVPTQKGSAEWFTGDVYIDAAAAPVGDSAFAAANVHFTPGARTAWHTHPNGQTIFVTEGIGRCQREGGPLETLRPGDRVFFEPGENHWHGAAPDRFMVHVAMQQNDGSGSAVTWGEHVDDQQYRAAPADGA; encoded by the coding sequence ATGCACATCACCCGCGCGACGACCGTGCCGACGCAGAAGGGCTCGGCCGAGTGGTTCACCGGCGACGTCTACATCGACGCCGCCGCGGCCCCGGTGGGCGACTCCGCGTTCGCGGCCGCCAACGTCCACTTCACCCCCGGCGCCCGCACCGCCTGGCACACCCACCCCAACGGGCAGACGATCTTCGTCACCGAGGGCATCGGCCGCTGTCAGCGCGAAGGCGGCCCCCTCGAGACCCTCCGGCCGGGCGACCGCGTCTTCTTCGAGCCCGGTGAGAACCACTGGCACGGCGCCGCGCCCGACCGCTTCATGGTCCACGTGGCCATGCAGCAGAACGACGGGTCCGGCTCCGCCGTCACCTGGGGCGAGCACGTCGACGATCAGCAGTACCGCGCCGCCCCGGCCGACGGCGCCTGA
- a CDS encoding aldo/keto reductase — protein MTSETVPALSLNNGVTMPALGLGVFQSPPQETAAAVETALREGYRHVDTAAAYGNEREVGEAVRASGLDRSEVFLETKIWISDYGYDETLHGFEKSAGKLGVEQIDLLILHQALPSAFDRTLEAYRALETLLADGKVRAIGVSNFMVDHLTRLLEHASVVPAVNQIEQHPYFAQRDVESFGREHGILAQAWSPIGGITFYRDGEHTSTLDDPVITAIAEAHGKSAAQAMLRWGLQHGRSVIPKSTNPQRIAENIDVFDFELSAEQMAAIDGLDTGHRGGPEPDEVTLEAFGRDIPEA, from the coding sequence ATGACGTCGGAGACCGTCCCTGCCCTGTCCCTCAACAACGGCGTGACGATGCCTGCCCTCGGGTTAGGCGTCTTCCAGAGCCCGCCCCAGGAGACCGCCGCGGCCGTCGAGACCGCGCTGCGCGAGGGCTACCGGCACGTCGACACGGCCGCGGCCTACGGCAATGAACGCGAGGTCGGCGAGGCGGTCCGCGCCTCGGGTCTGGACCGCTCCGAGGTGTTCCTGGAGACGAAGATCTGGATCTCCGACTACGGCTACGACGAGACGCTGCACGGGTTCGAGAAGAGCGCGGGCAAGCTCGGCGTCGAGCAGATCGACCTGCTGATCCTCCACCAGGCGCTGCCTTCGGCGTTCGACCGCACGCTGGAGGCGTACCGGGCGCTTGAGACGCTCCTGGCCGACGGCAAGGTCCGTGCGATCGGCGTCAGCAACTTCATGGTCGATCACCTCACCCGCCTGCTCGAGCACGCCTCGGTCGTCCCGGCGGTCAACCAGATCGAGCAGCACCCCTACTTCGCCCAGAGGGACGTCGAGAGCTTCGGCCGGGAGCACGGCATCCTCGCTCAGGCGTGGTCTCCGATCGGCGGCATCACCTTCTACCGAGACGGCGAGCACACGAGCACCCTCGACGATCCCGTCATCACGGCGATCGCCGAGGCGCACGGCAAGTCGGCCGCACAGGCGATGCTTCGCTGGGGCCTGCAGCACGGCCGCAGTGTCATCCCGAAGTCCACCAACCCGCAGCGCATCGCCGAGAACATCGACGTCTTCGACTTCGAGCTCTCCGCCGAGCAGATGGCCGCCATCGACGGGCTTGACACGGGCCACCGCGGCGGCCCCGAGCCCGACGAGGTCACGCTCGAGGCATTCGGTCGCGACATCCCAGAAGCCTGA
- a CDS encoding acetoacetate decarboxylase family protein: MSTPARVFYDLPTWTPLYGEPPHAFHGCTSVGFLCRAPEGVLATLVPAPLEALGDVFHVGWLLADEVDAKGATPHRDVHVVEFGIPVSYDGTVGGHCTLEYIDDDMGMAVGRELWAWPKKMGAFVWEERDGGLHLECHRKGHLIIDADFSEADGDEGGAAWPDIFGVRDDAPYLQVRQVPATAGAPARAEVISVDVSEGTTYETRPGTGTLRLHDGPQDALSILGPVEVIGARSDRLDFLFPYGEVIGSVDVD; the protein is encoded by the coding sequence GTGAGCACTCCCGCACGCGTCTTCTACGACCTCCCGACGTGGACGCCGCTGTACGGCGAGCCGCCACATGCGTTCCACGGGTGTACGAGCGTCGGCTTCCTCTGCCGGGCCCCCGAAGGCGTGCTCGCAACCCTCGTGCCCGCGCCACTCGAGGCGCTCGGCGACGTCTTCCACGTCGGCTGGCTGCTGGCCGACGAGGTCGACGCGAAGGGGGCGACCCCGCACCGCGACGTCCACGTCGTGGAGTTCGGCATCCCGGTCTCGTATGACGGGACCGTCGGCGGCCATTGCACGCTCGAGTACATCGACGACGACATGGGCATGGCGGTCGGCCGCGAGCTCTGGGCGTGGCCGAAGAAGATGGGCGCGTTCGTCTGGGAGGAGCGCGACGGCGGCCTGCATCTCGAGTGCCATCGCAAGGGCCATCTGATCATCGACGCGGACTTCTCCGAGGCGGACGGGGACGAGGGCGGCGCAGCCTGGCCCGACATCTTCGGCGTGCGCGACGACGCGCCATATCTGCAGGTGCGCCAGGTTCCCGCGACCGCGGGCGCGCCGGCCCGCGCCGAGGTCATCTCCGTCGACGTGTCCGAGGGGACGACGTACGAGACGCGCCCCGGCACCGGCACGCTACGGCTGCACGACGGCCCGCAGGACGCCCTCTCGATCCTCGGCCCGGTCGAGGTGATCGGCGCGCGGAGCGACCGGCTCGACTTCCTGTTCCCCTACGGCGAGGTGATCGGCTCCGTCGACGTCGACTGA
- a CDS encoding pyridoxamine 5'-phosphate oxidase family protein gives MHERPEDLTALQHLIDDAYANASAHLLSIHEPERRLNAAAVASTLTGMRLLVLATTTRDGRPITGAVDGVFYRGRFHFGSSPDSVRFRHIRERPEVSATHLPGEHLAITVHGTAEMIDVGAPEHAEFRGGALQLVISSLRRGLRCRRRWCRARRQTPG, from the coding sequence GTGCATGAACGCCCGGAGGATCTCACCGCTCTGCAACACCTGATTGACGACGCCTACGCGAACGCCAGCGCTCACCTGCTCAGCATTCACGAACCCGAACGGCGGCTCAACGCCGCCGCCGTGGCCTCCACGCTGACCGGCATGCGCCTCCTCGTGCTTGCCACCACCACGCGCGATGGCCGGCCGATCACCGGGGCGGTCGACGGCGTGTTCTACCGCGGCCGCTTCCACTTCGGGTCGTCGCCCGACTCCGTGCGATTCCGACACATCCGAGAGCGGCCTGAAGTGAGCGCCACCCACCTGCCCGGCGAACACCTCGCGATCACAGTGCACGGGACGGCCGAGATGATCGACGTCGGCGCGCCCGAGCACGCCGAGTTCCGTGGCGGCGCGCTCCAGCTGGTCATCAGCTCGCTGCGGCGTGGCTTGCGATGCCGGCGACGATGGTGTCGAGCCCGGCGTCAAACGCCCGGATGA
- a CDS encoding VOC family protein, which yields MTVLRLEHIGIVVDDLAAAIAFFVALGLELEGEASVEGSSVDRINGLEGVRADIAMLRTPDGNGKVELARYRSPSYAGGDQPAPANAPGIRHILFVVDDIEASLDDLRAHGGELVGDLENYANSYRLCYVRGPAGIIVELAEKIG from the coding sequence ATGACCGTCCTACGCTTGGAGCACATCGGCATCGTCGTCGACGACCTCGCGGCGGCGATCGCGTTCTTCGTTGCACTCGGGCTCGAATTGGAGGGCGAGGCGTCCGTCGAGGGGAGCTCGGTGGATCGCATCAACGGTCTGGAGGGCGTGCGGGCGGATATCGCGATGCTGCGGACCCCGGACGGCAACGGCAAGGTCGAGTTGGCCCGGTACCGCTCGCCCTCATACGCGGGCGGCGATCAGCCGGCACCGGCCAACGCGCCGGGCATCCGCCACATCCTCTTCGTCGTCGACGACATCGAGGCCTCCCTCGACGACCTTCGAGCGCACGGCGGCGAGCTGGTGGGCGACCTGGAGAACTACGCCAACAGCTACCGGCTCTGCTACGTCCGCGGCCCGGCAGGGATCATCGTCGAGCTGGCGGAGAAGATCGGCTGA
- a CDS encoding nitroreductase family deazaflavin-dependent oxidoreductase, producing the protein MGVPLFGQQHVDRYRETGGEEGHDRQGTTVLLLTTTVRKSGAQRATPLILRRRAEGGPVRG; encoded by the coding sequence ATGGGCGTCCCATTGTTCGGTCAGCAGCACGTCGACCGATACCGCGAGACCGGCGGCGAGGAAGGTCACGACCGGCAGGGCACCACGGTGCTGCTGCTCACCACCACCGTGCGCAAGTCGGGTGCCCAGCGGGCCACGCCCCTGATCTTACGAAGAAGGGCTGAGGGAGGCCCTGTCAGGGGGTGA